Below is a genomic region from Marinitoga sp. 38H-ov.
GGGGATATAGAAAAAGAAATAGAAGAGTCAGATGTTGTTGTTAAAGAAAGATTTTATACTCAAGCACAAGCTCATGTTATGATGGAACCACATGCAGCTTATTCGTATATTGATATGCAAGGGAGACTGGTTGTTGTTACATCAACACAGGTTCCATTTCATGTCAGAAGGATATTGGCAAGAGCATTGGATTTGCCAATAAAGAAGATAAGGGTAATAAAACCACGTGTTGGCGGTGGATTTGGTGGGAAACAAGCGATTCACGGAGAGCCATATGTTGCTCTGGTTACATTGAAAACAGGAAAACCAGCAAAAGTATATTATACAAGAAAAGAAGTTTTTGAATCTACTTATACAAGGCATCCTATGCGATTTGATGTAACTATAGGTGCAGATAAAAATGGAAAAATAAATGTAATTGATGTAAGAGGACTTTCAGATACAGGAGCATATGGAGAACATGCTTTAACCACCTTTATGGTCGCAGGGTCCAAAGTATTACCTATGTATAATAAGGTAAAAGCAGTAAGGTTTGGTGGCGATGTAGTATATACCAATCATCCACCTGCTGGTGCATATAGAGGGTATGGTGCAATTCAAGCAAACTTTGCGATTGAATCTGCAATGGATATGTTAGCTTATAAATTAAATATGGACCCGGTGAAATTAAGAGAAATAAATATGATAAGAGAAAAAGAAACATCTCCTATCTTCAAGATTATGGGTGAAGGTAGAGAAGGCGTTGATATGATAGTAAGAAGCTGTAAGTTAGACGAGTGTGTTGAAAAAGGTGCTAAAAAAATAGATTGGGAAAATAAGTTTAAAGCTAAAAAAGAAGGTAAAAAAGTTAAAGGTGTAGGAATGGCAATTGCTATGCAAGGATCTGGTATTGCTAAAATAGATATGGGAGCTGCAACAATAAAATTAAATGAAGATGGATCATTTAATTTACTAATAGGTGCTACAGATATAGGTACAGGTAGTGATACTATATTATCTCAAATAGCAGCAGAAGTATTAAATGTTCCTACAGAAAGTATAATACCATATTCATCTGATACTGATGTAACGCCTTTTGATGTTGGTGCGTATGCATCATCTACCACATATGTATCAGGAAATGCAGTAAGAATAGCAGCTGAAAAAATGAAAGAAGAAATAATAAAAGCTGGAGCAGAATACTTTGAGGTACCAATAGAAGAGGTTGAATTTGATGGAAAAGAAATTAGAACAAAAGATAATAAAATTACTTTACAAAAATTAGCAGAAATATTATATTATAATGAAAATCAAAAACAATTAAGCACAACAGGATCATATGTTGGAGATGAATCACCATCACCATTTATGGCTGGATATGCAGAGGTAGAAGTAGATACAGAGACAGGTAAGGTGGATTTATTAAATTATGTAGCTGTTGTTGATTGTGGAACTCC
It encodes:
- a CDS encoding molybdopterin cofactor-binding domain-containing protein, which translates into the protein MKEVKRPINKVDGYGLVSGQPVYTDDLAPKNSLVVKILRSPHAFARIKNINTEKAKSLEGVECVLTYKNVPRNIFTRAGQGYPEPSPYDKYILDEYVRYVGDEVAVVAARDEFTAEKALKLLEVEYEVLEPVLDFEKSKGSKSIIHPEKDYKSESFVSSDPKNNIAATYEMSIGDIEKEIEESDVVVKERFYTQAQAHVMMEPHAAYSYIDMQGRLVVVTSTQVPFHVRRILARALDLPIKKIRVIKPRVGGGFGGKQAIHGEPYVALVTLKTGKPAKVYYTRKEVFESTYTRHPMRFDVTIGADKNGKINVIDVRGLSDTGAYGEHALTTFMVAGSKVLPMYNKVKAVRFGGDVVYTNHPPAGAYRGYGAIQANFAIESAMDMLAYKLNMDPVKLREINMIREKETSPIFKIMGEGREGVDMIVRSCKLDECVEKGAKKIDWENKFKAKKEGKKVKGVGMAIAMQGSGIAKIDMGAATIKLNEDGSFNLLIGATDIGTGSDTILSQIAAEVLNVPTESIIPYSSDTDVTPFDVGAYASSTTYVSGNAVRIAAEKMKEEIIKAGAEYFEVPIEEVEFDGKEIRTKDNKITLQKLAEILYYNENQKQLSTTGSYVGDESPSPFMAGYAEVEVDTETGKVDLLNYVAVVDCGTPINPNLAKVQVEGGLAQGIGMAMYEEVIYDKNGRLLTNNMMNYKIPSRVDIKNLDVELVDSYEPTGPFGAKSVGEIGIDTPPAAIANAVYNAVGVRIKDLPITPEKVLKALKEKQN